One region of Yersinia bercovieri ATCC 43970 genomic DNA includes:
- a CDS encoding hemin-degrading factor: protein MSASIYEQYLQAKADNPGKYARDLATLMDISEAELTHSRVGHDAKRLQADARTLLAALEAVGEVKAITRNTYAVHEQMGRYENQHLNGHAGLILNPRDLDLRLFLNQWASVFTLTEETRHGVRHSIQFFDHQGDALHKVYVTEQTDMPAWEALLAKFVSAENPALQLEPLSPAEVTAPTADDATVDAEWRAMTDVHQFFQLLKRNNLTRQQAFRAVGDDLAYRVDNSSLTQLLNIALQDQNEIMIFVGNRGCVQIFTGVIEKVTPHQEWINVFNKRFTLHLIETAIAESWITRKPTKDGFVTSLELFAEDGTQLAQLYGQRTEGQPEQNQWREQIARLINKDIAA, encoded by the coding sequence ATGAGCGCATCAATATACGAGCAATACTTACAAGCCAAAGCAGATAACCCAGGCAAGTACGCACGCGATTTAGCCACGCTGATGGATATTTCTGAGGCTGAACTGACCCACAGCCGTGTCGGACACGATGCCAAGCGTTTACAGGCAGATGCCCGCACACTGCTGGCGGCATTGGAAGCGGTCGGTGAAGTCAAAGCCATCACCCGCAACACCTATGCCGTACATGAGCAAATGGGCCGTTACGAGAACCAGCATCTGAATGGTCATGCCGGTTTGATCCTCAATCCACGTGATTTGGATCTGCGTCTGTTCCTCAATCAGTGGGCTAGCGTATTCACCCTGACAGAAGAGACCCGTCACGGTGTCCGCCACAGTATTCAGTTCTTCGACCATCAAGGCGATGCGTTACACAAAGTGTATGTCACTGAACAAACCGACATGCCAGCATGGGAAGCACTACTGGCGAAATTCGTCAGCGCTGAAAACCCAGCACTGCAGCTAGAACCTCTCAGCCCCGCTGAAGTCACCGCACCTACCGCCGATGATGCCACGGTAGATGCCGAATGGCGCGCCATGACCGACGTGCACCAGTTCTTCCAGTTGCTCAAACGCAATAACCTGACCCGTCAGCAAGCATTCCGCGCCGTGGGTGATGATCTGGCTTACCGCGTTGACAACAGCTCACTGACACAACTGCTCAATATTGCCCTGCAAGATCAGAACGAAATCATGATTTTTGTCGGCAACCGTGGCTGCGTACAAATCTTCACTGGTGTGATTGAGAAAGTCACCCCACATCAAGAGTGGATTAATGTGTTCAACAAGCGGTTTACACTGCATCTGATTGAAACCGCCATTGCTGAAAGCTGGATCACCCGTAAGCCAACCAAAGATGGTTTTGTCACCAGTTTAGAGCTGTTTGCCGAAGATGGCACCCAACTCGCTCAGCTTTATGGTCAACGCACTGAAGGGCAACCAGAGCAAAATCAATGGCGTGAGCAGATTGCTCGCCTGATCAATAAGGATATTGCCGCATGA
- a CDS encoding glycosyl hydrolase family 8 — MLIKRTTRLVFTIGVLFGLLFSAAVQAQDPGWEQFKSRFLKSDGRIVDSGNHDVSHTEGQGFGMLLAVFNDDKPTFDELLGWTNRTLYNEDTGLFSWRYEPNAKVKVADKNNATDGDLLIAWALLLAGDKWKNNDYIAQSNQIQSAIIKHTVISFAGYHIMLPGANSFNHTSYVVVNPSYYIFPAWQAFYQYSHLKIWQDLNNDAIKQLSAMKLGKVNLPTDWVALQSDGSFAPANGWPARFSFDAIRIPLYLSWGANNNSALAPFIRYWQGFARLTTPAWVNVVTGATAEYPLTPGMLAIRDLTFGNLGQLTTTLLPEEDYYSSCLRLLSWWAAKQQ; from the coding sequence ATGCTAATCAAGAGAACAACGAGGCTTGTTTTTACCATCGGTGTCTTATTCGGCCTGCTATTTTCGGCAGCGGTACAGGCACAGGACCCCGGTTGGGAGCAATTCAAAAGTCGTTTTCTTAAATCCGATGGCCGCATTGTAGATAGCGGGAACCACGATGTTAGCCATACCGAAGGGCAAGGTTTTGGTATGCTGCTTGCCGTATTTAATGATGATAAGCCTACATTTGATGAATTATTGGGTTGGACAAATAGGACACTCTATAATGAGGATACCGGGTTATTCTCATGGCGATATGAGCCGAACGCGAAAGTAAAAGTGGCGGATAAAAATAATGCGACGGACGGCGATCTCCTTATTGCCTGGGCGCTATTGTTGGCCGGAGATAAATGGAAAAATAACGACTATATTGCTCAATCTAATCAGATTCAGAGTGCGATTATTAAACATACGGTTATTAGTTTTGCTGGCTACCATATTATGTTACCGGGCGCGAATAGTTTTAATCATACCAGTTATGTTGTCGTGAACCCCTCTTATTATATATTTCCGGCCTGGCAAGCATTCTATCAATATAGTCACTTAAAAATATGGCAAGATCTAAATAATGACGCAATAAAGCAACTATCGGCAATGAAACTTGGGAAAGTTAATCTCCCAACCGATTGGGTCGCATTACAATCTGACGGCAGTTTTGCCCCCGCTAATGGCTGGCCTGCCCGTTTTAGTTTTGATGCCATACGTATTCCACTCTATCTCAGTTGGGGGGCAAATAATAACAGTGCCTTGGCACCTTTTATCCGCTATTGGCAAGGGTTCGCACGGCTGACAACACCCGCCTGGGTGAATGTTGTGACCGGTGCCACCGCCGAGTATCCGCTCACACCAGGTATGCTCGCAATTCGTGATCTGACATTCGGTAATCTGGGTCAATTGACCACCACACTACTGCCAGAGGAGGACTATTACTCATCTTGCTTGCGCCTACTCTCTTGGTGGGCAGCAAAACAGCAGTAA
- a CDS encoding heme/hemin ABC transporter substrate-binding protein, whose protein sequence is MRLRLLSLPFILSLSACILPLNTLAANSSAANTSAAERIVTIGGDVTEIAYALGAGGEIVARDSTSLQPQAVQKLPDVGYMRMLNAEGILAMKPTMLLVSELAQPSLALKQVADSGVKVVTIPGKTTPESVTTKISAVAAALHQSEQGQQLIKDYQQRLAAVSSTPLPVKVLFVMSHGGLTPMAAGQNTAADAMIRAAGGSNAMQGFSRYRPLSQEGVIASAPDLLLITSDGVRALGGSEGIWKLPGMALTPAGKHKRLLVVDDMALLGFGLETPQVLAQLRKGMEQAQ, encoded by the coding sequence ATGAGACTAAGGCTACTGTCACTCCCTTTCATTCTGTCGCTGAGCGCCTGTATTCTGCCGCTAAATACGTTAGCTGCAAATTCGTCGGCTGCGAATACGTCGGCCGCAGAACGTATTGTCACCATTGGTGGTGATGTAACAGAGATAGCCTACGCACTGGGTGCCGGTGGCGAGATTGTGGCCCGTGACAGTACCAGTCTACAACCGCAGGCAGTGCAGAAGCTGCCTGATGTCGGTTACATGCGAATGCTCAATGCCGAAGGCATTCTGGCGATGAAGCCAACCATGCTGCTGGTCAGCGAACTGGCGCAGCCCTCACTGGCGCTGAAACAGGTTGCTGATAGTGGTGTGAAGGTGGTCACCATACCGGGAAAAACGACGCCAGAAAGTGTGACGACGAAGATTAGCGCGGTCGCGGCGGCACTTCATCAGTCAGAGCAAGGGCAACAACTGATTAAAGACTATCAGCAACGGTTAGCCGCAGTGAGCAGCACGCCACTGCCGGTCAAAGTGCTGTTTGTCATGAGCCACGGGGGGCTAACCCCAATGGCCGCGGGTCAAAATACCGCCGCAGATGCCATGATCCGTGCTGCCGGTGGCAGTAACGCGATGCAGGGCTTCAGTCGTTATCGTCCACTCTCCCAGGAAGGTGTTATCGCCAGTGCACCCGACTTATTACTGATCACCAGTGATGGTGTAAGAGCCTTGGGAGGCAGTGAGGGGATCTGGAAATTACCCGGTATGGCACTGACGCCAGCCGGTAAGCATAAGCGGTTGTTGGTCGTTGATGACATGGCGCTACTCGGTTTTGGTCTGGAAACACCACAAGTGCTGGCGCAACTGCGCAAGGGCATGGAACAAGCACAATGA
- a CDS encoding cellulose biosynthesis protein BcsC, which translates to MKSSKLKSPMINALLLSGMIGFAALPALVQAAENTPAIKALLDQAAYWHEKAHNDLAANALQKILMVDPNNVDALYLMSLYAAEKGDKDEALEWRNKLTAASPQDPRLQSLDNAKVMQSISPSQLAAARQFASQGNIPKAIESYQNLFNGNKPLDNLAVEYYLTMAGDAATLPMAISGLQQRVAQLPNDTAARVALGKALTYQQATRRDGIAMLNSMAANNRDADAALRQALLWITPQPADEGLYQAYQQRHPNDQVVTDYYKKNIGGAAKGQGYSELNSGDLASAKSQFESVLAINPNDGDALAGLGFIALRSGDFANAENYLTQAAKQGGANSAQLAAQAQDAHFYGELDKAKKALASGNIDSALALSAPLSQATGDKGTAVALFRADLLRRKGDLSAAEQAYRNLLAQQPQNNDAKLGLYYVLQQQKHDAEAQQVLQTVPNNLRPAAAPAGVNVEPIRREAALALQRNDPQAALNLLQQALAKQPSNIWLRLDMARILQQQGNAAQAQSLMAEASAPGAPADNLYAAALFAAENRDWATSHALLNQIPAARQTKEIHALSERVEFNQKMASAEAYLANGDSASAAAILRGLAQNPPSAPADVGNLAKDLMAAGDSTTAVSLVRKNISGGIQGKAGDYAAQIGVLTQSGLTQEAEALLSNPAIQSSSSPIEISRLRMGSAINQADELREQGQYAAAYDKLIVALQSDPQNIDLMLAMGRLYQSGKMNDEAGRVYAYLLKRDPTNEGARVGAVNVALAKGDVQSARQLMLGMRGPRTPERLLLAARVAEAEGDHEQALALLRSAKGKMIGLAGADSVTGANIAGLQLTDNPFINQTTRTQARTGSIYGAVLPWQNAAGDGVVAGGVNNLAATANGAQNGTLKQVDQMLDSLQDKTASWAQANISIRSRDGESGLSQLTEAKAPLTFAGVPFDTSRLSFTVTPTSLNAGSTSGTGSNRFGTGALQQGLEVKNATEASALAAAASDKVLADATAALIPLQMARQTACQTAGAACDAALLAESNGNIARQLAESNRVTAQTFSPNDFTADSPGSQQESGVELALALAGEDYKADIGTTPLGQDMSSLIGGLQWAPKLGQFAKLAMTAERRPVTDSLLSYVGATDRISGKQWGAVTKNGGGLNLSYDDGDAGLYAGVNYYNYLGDNVPSNGSITSSVGAYIRPYRYDDRELKAGVNISYMNFSKNLSYFSFGQGGYFSPQDYVSVSFPVEYSQHYGNWNYKLGGAVGYQSYSQDESKYFPNNPELQAQLEQYVRDGYSTESHYAAQSKNGIGYNFKADGSYNLQKNMQIGGQVGYDTFGDYSETTALVYFRYLLDGK; encoded by the coding sequence ATGAAGTCAAGTAAACTAAAGTCACCCATGATTAATGCCCTGCTCCTTTCAGGGATGATCGGATTTGCTGCACTTCCTGCTTTAGTTCAAGCGGCGGAGAATACACCGGCGATAAAAGCGCTGTTAGATCAGGCCGCCTACTGGCATGAGAAAGCGCATAATGATCTGGCGGCAAATGCGCTGCAAAAGATCCTGATGGTCGACCCTAATAACGTTGATGCGCTCTATTTGATGTCACTTTACGCCGCTGAAAAAGGGGATAAAGATGAAGCACTCGAATGGCGTAATAAATTGACCGCAGCATCCCCGCAAGATCCACGTCTGCAGTCATTGGATAATGCCAAAGTCATGCAGTCTATTTCTCCGAGCCAATTGGCGGCTGCACGCCAGTTTGCCAGCCAAGGCAATATTCCCAAGGCCATTGAGAGCTATCAGAATTTATTTAACGGTAATAAGCCGTTAGATAACTTGGCCGTAGAATATTATTTAACCATGGCGGGTGATGCCGCCACCTTACCAATGGCTATCTCGGGATTACAGCAGCGGGTCGCACAACTCCCCAATGATACTGCTGCGCGCGTAGCACTGGGTAAGGCACTAACCTACCAACAAGCAACACGTCGTGATGGTATTGCCATGCTCAATAGCATGGCTGCAAATAATCGTGATGCTGATGCTGCATTGCGTCAGGCGCTGCTATGGATAACACCACAGCCCGCTGATGAGGGGTTGTATCAAGCTTATCAACAGCGCCATCCTAATGATCAGGTTGTCACTGATTATTATAAGAAAAATATCGGTGGGGCAGCTAAAGGCCAAGGTTACAGCGAGCTTAATAGCGGCGATTTAGCCAGCGCGAAAAGTCAGTTTGAATCAGTACTGGCGATCAACCCAAATGATGGTGATGCATTAGCGGGTTTAGGGTTTATTGCTTTACGCAGTGGTGATTTCGCCAATGCTGAAAATTATCTGACTCAGGCGGCTAAACAAGGGGGGGCGAACAGTGCGCAACTGGCCGCCCAAGCACAGGATGCCCATTTCTACGGCGAGCTAGATAAGGCCAAGAAAGCCCTCGCTAGCGGAAATATTGATAGCGCGCTGGCCTTGAGCGCCCCACTCTCCCAAGCCACTGGCGATAAAGGCACCGCAGTGGCGCTATTTCGCGCCGATCTGTTGCGCCGTAAAGGTGATTTAAGCGCGGCTGAACAAGCGTATCGCAATCTGTTGGCGCAACAACCGCAAAACAATGATGCAAAACTGGGTTTGTATTATGTGTTGCAACAACAAAAACATGATGCAGAAGCGCAGCAAGTCCTGCAAACGGTGCCGAATAATCTAAGACCTGCCGCTGCACCGGCGGGAGTTAATGTTGAGCCGATCCGCCGTGAAGCGGCGTTAGCGTTACAGCGCAATGATCCGCAGGCCGCATTAAATCTGCTGCAACAAGCACTGGCGAAACAACCATCCAATATCTGGCTGCGCCTAGATATGGCGAGGATCCTGCAACAACAGGGCAATGCCGCTCAAGCGCAAAGTCTGATGGCGGAAGCCTCAGCGCCGGGTGCGCCGGCAGATAATTTGTATGCCGCAGCACTGTTTGCGGCCGAAAATAGGGATTGGGCCACCAGTCATGCCCTATTGAATCAGATCCCAGCCGCGCGCCAGACCAAAGAGATCCATGCACTGAGTGAGCGCGTAGAATTTAATCAAAAAATGGCCAGTGCAGAAGCTTATCTGGCAAATGGTGATTCAGCGAGTGCTGCCGCCATTTTGCGTGGCTTGGCGCAAAATCCACCATCGGCCCCTGCTGATGTCGGCAATCTGGCTAAGGATTTGATGGCTGCCGGTGACAGCACCACGGCGGTGAGTTTAGTCCGCAAAAATATCAGTGGCGGTATTCAGGGCAAAGCGGGCGACTATGCGGCACAGATTGGGGTGCTGACACAATCGGGTCTGACGCAGGAGGCGGAAGCTTTGCTGAGCAACCCGGCGATTCAGAGCAGCAGTTCACCAATTGAAATCAGCCGATTGCGAATGGGAAGTGCCATTAATCAGGCTGATGAATTACGAGAGCAGGGCCAATATGCTGCGGCCTATGACAAGTTGATTGTGGCGCTGCAAAGTGATCCGCAAAATATTGATCTGATGCTGGCAATGGGTCGTCTTTATCAATCCGGTAAAATGAATGATGAAGCGGGCAGAGTCTATGCTTATTTATTAAAACGTGACCCTACGAATGAAGGCGCACGAGTTGGTGCGGTAAACGTGGCACTGGCAAAGGGTGATGTACAGAGCGCCCGCCAATTAATGCTAGGTATGCGTGGGCCGAGAACACCAGAGCGGTTATTACTGGCAGCCAGAGTTGCTGAAGCGGAAGGGGATCACGAGCAAGCACTGGCCCTATTGCGTTCAGCCAAAGGAAAAATGATTGGGCTGGCGGGGGCGGACAGTGTCACTGGAGCCAATATTGCTGGCTTACAATTAACCGATAATCCCTTTATTAATCAAACCACTCGCACCCAGGCGCGCACCGGTTCCATTTATGGCGCGGTACTGCCGTGGCAAAATGCCGCTGGCGATGGCGTCGTTGCCGGTGGGGTCAATAATCTCGCCGCCACCGCCAATGGGGCGCAAAACGGCACGCTGAAGCAAGTCGATCAGATGCTCGACAGTTTGCAGGATAAAACCGCCAGTTGGGCGCAGGCCAATATCAGTATCCGCAGCCGTGATGGTGAATCGGGCCTGAGCCAATTGACCGAAGCTAAAGCGCCGCTGACCTTTGCCGGCGTGCCCTTTGATACCTCGCGCCTGAGCTTTACCGTTACACCCACCTCACTCAATGCCGGTTCCACCTCCGGCACCGGTAGCAACCGCTTCGGTACTGGGGCATTGCAGCAGGGGTTGGAAGTGAAAAACGCGACTGAGGCATCGGCGCTTGCGGCGGCGGCGTCAGACAAAGTATTAGCAGATGCTACCGCAGCCTTGATACCACTCCAGATGGCAAGACAAACCGCTTGTCAGACTGCTGGTGCGGCCTGTGATGCCGCACTACTGGCAGAAAGTAATGGCAATATCGCGAGACAGTTAGCAGAGAGCAATAGAGTCACCGCCCAGACCTTTAGCCCAAATGACTTCACCGCAGACTCTCCGGGTTCCCAGCAGGAGTCTGGCGTCGAATTGGCACTGGCGCTGGCCGGTGAAGATTATAAGGCCGATATTGGCACCACCCCATTAGGGCAAGATATGAGCTCCCTGATCGGTGGCTTGCAGTGGGCGCCTAAACTGGGGCAGTTCGCTAAATTAGCCATGACCGCCGAACGCCGTCCAGTAACCGACAGTTTGCTCTCTTATGTCGGTGCAACAGATAGAATTAGCGGTAAACAGTGGGGGGCGGTGACCAAAAATGGCGGCGGCTTAAACCTCAGCTATGATGATGGCGATGCCGGCCTTTATGCTGGCGTCAATTATTATAACTATTTGGGTGATAATGTTCCGAGCAACGGCTCAATAACGTCATCAGTAGGCGCTTATATTCGCCCTTATCGTTATGATGACCGCGAATTAAAAGCGGGCGTGAATATCAGCTATATGAATTTCTCCAAAAACCTCAGCTACTTCAGCTTTGGGCAAGGGGGTTATTTCAGCCCGCAAGATTATGTCAGTGTCTCCTTCCCCGTGGAGTATAGCCAGCATTATGGTAACTGGAATTATAAATTGGGTGGTGCTGTAGGTTATCAATCTTATTCTCAGGATGAGAGTAAATACTTCCCAAATAATCCAGAGCTGCAAGCACAACTTGAGCAATATGTTCGTGACGGTTATAGCACCGAGTCCCATTATGCGGCACAAAGCAAAAATGGTATTGGGTATAACTTTAAAGCAGATGGCAGCTATAACTTACAGAAAAATATGCAGATCGGCGGTCAGGTTGGCTACGATACTTTTGGCGACTACTCTGAAACCACTGCGTTAGTCTATTTTAGATACTTGTTGGATGGGAAATAA
- a CDS encoding TonB-dependent hemoglobin/transferrin/lactoferrin family receptor: MPRSTSDRFRWSPLSLAIACTLPFAAQAAETTTAQTADTTTTQTTAAKTSSKKHSTDTMVVTATGNERSSFEAPMMVTVIEGNTPTSETATSAADMLHNIPGLTVTGSGRVNGQDVTLRGYGKNGVLTLVDGIRQGTDTGHLNSTFLDPALVKRVEVVRGPSALLYGSGALGGVIAYETIDAADLLLPGQNSGYRVYSSAATGDHSFGLGTSAYGRTNDVDGILSFGSRDIGNIRQSDGFNAPNDETISNVMAKGTWRIDQIQSLSANLRYYNNSALEPKNPQTSAASSGNVMTDRSTIQRDVQLKYNIQPLDQEWLNATAQVYYSEVEINARPRGSAEEGREQTTKGGKLENRTRLFTDSFASHLLTYGTEAYKQEQTPSGATESFPQADIRFSSGWLQDEITLRDLPVSILAGTRYDNYKGSSEGYADVEADKWSSRGAISITPTDWLMLFGSYAQAFRAPTMGEMYNDSKHFSMNIMGNTLTNYWVPNPNLKPETNETQEYGFGLRFNDLLMAEDDLQFKASYFDTNAKDYIDTGVTMDFGFGPGGLYCKTCSTYSTNIDRAKIWGWDATMSYQTQWFNLGLAYNRTRGKNQNTNEWLDSINPDTVTGTIDVPVASSGFAVGWIGTFADRSSRVSSTGSPQAGYGVNDFYVSYKGQEQLKGVTTTVMLGNAFDKEYYAPQGVPQDGRNAKLFVSYQW; the protein is encoded by the coding sequence ATGCCTCGTTCCACTTCCGACCGTTTCCGCTGGTCCCCCCTCAGTTTGGCAATCGCTTGCACCCTGCCTTTTGCTGCTCAAGCCGCTGAGACAACAACAGCGCAAACTGCTGATACCACCACAACTCAAACCACCGCTGCTAAAACCAGTAGCAAAAAGCACAGCACCGACACCATGGTGGTGACAGCAACCGGTAACGAACGTAGCAGTTTTGAAGCACCGATGATGGTGACAGTGATTGAAGGCAACACGCCAACCAGCGAAACTGCCACCAGCGCTGCGGATATGCTGCACAATATTCCAGGGCTGACGGTCACCGGCAGTGGGCGCGTTAATGGTCAGGATGTCACACTGCGCGGCTACGGCAAAAATGGCGTACTGACACTGGTCGATGGCATTCGTCAGGGCACGGATACCGGCCACCTGAACTCCACCTTCCTCGATCCAGCGCTGGTTAAACGCGTTGAAGTGGTACGTGGCCCATCCGCTCTGCTGTACGGCAGTGGTGCATTGGGTGGGGTGATAGCCTATGAGACCATCGATGCCGCTGATCTGCTACTCCCCGGCCAAAACAGCGGTTATCGCGTTTACAGCTCAGCCGCCACCGGCGATCACAGCTTTGGTCTGGGCACCAGTGCCTATGGCCGCACCAATGATGTCGACGGCATTCTCTCCTTCGGGAGTCGCGATATCGGCAATATCCGTCAAAGCGACGGCTTTAATGCTCCCAATGATGAAACCATCAGCAATGTGATGGCAAAAGGCACCTGGCGCATTGACCAGATTCAATCGTTAAGCGCTAACCTGCGCTACTACAACAACAGCGCACTTGAGCCAAAAAACCCGCAAACCAGCGCAGCATCTAGCGGCAATGTCATGACAGATCGTTCGACGATTCAACGTGATGTCCAACTCAAATACAACATTCAGCCACTGGATCAAGAGTGGCTAAATGCCACGGCGCAAGTTTACTACTCCGAAGTGGAGATCAATGCACGGCCACGAGGCTCAGCAGAAGAGGGTCGCGAACAGACCACCAAAGGCGGGAAGCTGGAAAACCGCACCCGCCTCTTCACCGACAGTTTTGCGTCACACCTGCTGACTTACGGTACTGAGGCCTATAAACAGGAGCAGACACCAAGTGGTGCAACCGAAAGTTTCCCGCAGGCAGATATTCGCTTCAGCTCCGGCTGGCTGCAAGATGAGATAACTCTGCGCGACCTGCCGGTCTCTATTTTGGCGGGTACTCGTTATGACAACTATAAAGGCAGCAGCGAAGGTTACGCCGATGTGGAAGCCGATAAGTGGTCATCACGTGGCGCAATCAGCATTACGCCAACCGACTGGTTAATGCTGTTCGGCTCCTATGCGCAGGCGTTCCGTGCTCCGACCATGGGCGAGATGTACAACGACTCAAAACACTTCTCGATGAATATCATGGGTAACACCCTGACTAACTATTGGGTCCCCAATCCGAACCTGAAACCAGAAACCAACGAAACACAAGAGTACGGTTTTGGCCTGCGCTTTAACGACCTGTTGATGGCCGAGGATGACCTGCAATTCAAAGCCAGCTACTTCGATACCAATGCTAAAGACTATATCGATACCGGTGTCACCATGGACTTTGGGTTCGGGCCGGGTGGTCTGTATTGCAAAACCTGCTCAACCTACTCAACCAATATTGATCGGGCAAAAATCTGGGGTTGGGATGCCACCATGAGCTACCAAACTCAGTGGTTTAACTTGGGTCTGGCCTATAACCGCACCCGTGGTAAAAACCAAAATACCAATGAATGGCTGGACTCCATTAATCCAGATACCGTCACCGGCACTATCGACGTTCCTGTGGCTAGCAGTGGTTTCGCTGTGGGCTGGATTGGGACATTTGCTGATCGCTCTAGCCGAGTTTCCAGCACTGGCTCCCCGCAAGCCGGTTATGGCGTCAATGATTTCTATGTCAGCTATAAAGGCCAGGAGCAGTTGAAAGGCGTGACCACCACCGTGATGCTAGGTAACGCCTTTGACAAAGAGTATTACGCACCACAAGGCGTGCCACAGGATGGCCGCAATGCAAAACTTTTCGTGAGCTATCAGTGGTAA
- a CDS encoding FecCD family ABC transporter permease, with translation MNGRVHPRLMLSILLMILIILALGSANMGALTLSFRTLWHASLDDAMWHIWLNIRLPRVLLAVVVGCALAVSGAIMQGLFRNPLADPGLLGISSGAALCVGLIIIMPFSLPPLLALYSHMVGAFIGSLAISAIIFTLSRWGHGNLSRLLLAGIAINALCGAAVGVLTYISDDQQLRQFSLWSMGSLGQAQWSTLMVAASLILPACLLGLMQARQLNLLQLGDEEAHYLGVNVRQAKLRLLLLSAILIGAAVAVSGVIGFIGLVVPHLIRMRIGADHRWLLPGAALGGACLLLTADTLARTLVAPAEMPVGLITSLLGGPYFLWLILRQREQRSG, from the coding sequence ATGAATGGTCGTGTCCATCCGCGCCTGATGCTAAGCATCTTGCTGATGATCCTGATTATCCTAGCTCTCGGCTCGGCCAATATGGGGGCATTAACCCTCTCGTTTCGCACCCTGTGGCATGCTTCATTAGATGATGCTATGTGGCATATCTGGCTAAATATTCGCCTGCCTCGTGTGCTGTTAGCCGTGGTCGTTGGCTGCGCACTGGCCGTCTCCGGCGCTATCATGCAAGGGCTATTTCGTAACCCGCTGGCTGACCCCGGATTATTGGGTATCAGCAGCGGTGCCGCCCTGTGTGTCGGGCTGATTATCATTATGCCATTCAGCTTGCCACCGCTACTGGCACTTTATAGCCATATGGTAGGGGCTTTTATCGGCAGTTTGGCCATCTCGGCTATTATCTTCACCCTCAGCCGTTGGGGCCATGGCAACTTATCCCGTTTGCTGCTAGCCGGTATCGCCATCAACGCCTTGTGCGGTGCCGCCGTTGGCGTGTTGACCTATATCAGTGATGATCAGCAATTACGCCAGTTTTCACTCTGGAGCATGGGCAGTTTGGGTCAGGCACAGTGGTCAACCCTGATGGTGGCGGCATCACTGATCCTACCCGCTTGCTTGCTGGGCTTAATGCAAGCGCGGCAACTGAATCTGTTACAGCTCGGGGATGAAGAGGCGCACTATCTCGGAGTCAATGTGCGGCAAGCCAAACTGCGTTTACTACTACTCAGCGCTATTCTCATTGGTGCAGCGGTGGCAGTCAGCGGGGTTATCGGTTTTATCGGGCTGGTGGTGCCACATCTGATCCGTATGCGTATCGGGGCTGACCACCGTTGGCTACTGCCCGGTGCCGCACTGGGTGGGGCTTGCTTGTTACTAACTGCCGATACCCTGGCACGAACTCTGGTCGCTCCGGCTGAAATGCCCGTCGGCTTGATCACCAGCCTGCTGGGTGGCCCCTATTTTCTATGGCTGATTTTACGTCAGCGGGAGCAACGTAGTGGTTGA
- the bcsD gene encoding cellulose biosynthesis protein BcsD — MQENNYLSEQQDYYRQRQHQSGWQNVVQVLFLGIQANAENADARAFLHSMGAKLAQQQPLPLSQTVGELEDNINHLWASYHWGFVHIDANEQEIRLTHCAWPDTDNSGEKRQWKIAFATFLAGIYSEWLSQQGGHPEVNAQWLDNEIEGPLVFRYKSGI; from the coding sequence ATGCAAGAGAATAACTATCTTTCAGAACAACAGGATTATTACCGCCAGCGCCAGCATCAATCAGGGTGGCAAAATGTGGTACAAGTCCTATTCTTAGGCATTCAGGCCAATGCTGAAAATGCAGATGCCAGAGCTTTTCTTCACAGCATGGGGGCTAAACTGGCGCAGCAACAGCCATTGCCCCTCAGCCAGACTGTGGGCGAACTTGAAGATAACATTAATCACCTATGGGCCAGCTACCACTGGGGATTTGTGCATATTGATGCCAATGAACAAGAGATAAGATTAACTCACTGTGCCTGGCCAGACACGGATAATAGTGGCGAAAAGAGACAGTGGAAAATAGCCTTTGCCACATTTTTAGCCGGTATTTATAGCGAGTGGCTGAGTCAACAAGGAGGACACCCTGAAGTTAATGCCCAGTGGCTCGATAATGAGATCGAAGGCCCGCTGGTCTTCCGTTACAAGAGTGGTATTTAA
- the hemP gene encoding hemin uptake protein HemP: MDKQLNKTPMLNDEAAVEHPTASKPLSVTSEQLLGEHGVAFIVHQGESYQLRQTKAGKLILTK; encoded by the coding sequence ATGGACAAACAGTTGAATAAAACGCCAATGCTGAATGACGAAGCTGCTGTCGAGCATCCGACGGCAAGTAAGCCCCTGTCCGTCACCAGCGAGCAACTGCTGGGGGAGCATGGAGTGGCCTTTATCGTCCATCAGGGTGAAAGCTACCAACTGCGCCAGACCAAAGCAGGGAAACTGATACTGACAAAATAA